The region TTCTTTGTTGGTACAGCCTCGTAATTTAATCGTGGTAGACGAGAATTCACACTGCCAAATTATTGAGCGCCACCAGAGTTTAACAGATCAGCCGGTGCTTACCAATTCGGTTACTGAAATTTTTGCTGATAAACGCGCAATCATAGATTATTACAAAATTCAGAATGATAAACTTTCAGCGTCTTTAATTGACAATACTTACATAGAACAAAAATCTGAAAGTTTCTGCTCGGTACATACGTTTTCCCTTGGCGGAAAATTAACCCGAAACAACCTCAACTTTTATCAACGAGGAGAGCGCATAGATTCTACCATGAAGGGCATTACTATAATTGAGGGAAAACAACATGTAGACCACAACACGCTAGTGCATCATATTGAACCAAATTGCGAATCTCACCAGGATTACAAAGGTATTTTTGATGAAAGATCGGTTGGTGTTTTTAATGGGAAAGTAGTTGTAGAAAAAGAAGCCCAAAAAACAAACGCTTATCAATCTAACAATAACGTTCTTTTAAACGATAAGGCGACAATCAATTCAAAACCCCAGCTGGAGATTTTTGCAGACGATGTAAAATGTAGCCACGGTTGTACAATTGGCCAGTTAAATGAAGAAGCTTTATTTTACCTTCAATCACGCGGAATTCCAAGAAAAGAGGCCAGCGGACTTTTAATGTACGCTTTCGCCAACAACGTTTTGGAAAGTGTAAAAATTCCGGAAATCAAAAAGAGAATCAACAAACTTATAGCCCATAAATTGGGTGTAGAATTAGGATTCAACCTGTAAATTGCTATCTAAAGTAGCATTAAAAAGAATCCTCAAATCAGTATAAAAATGAGCATTGCTACTAATAATATAGCTTTTAACGTTGACGAAATTAGAAAAGACTTCCCTATTCTAAATAGGGAAGTTAATGGTTATCCCCTGGTTTACCTGGATAATGCGGCAACTTCGCAAACGCCAAAGCAGGTAATGGATGCTATTGTAGAATATTACTCTAATTATAACGCGAATATCCACCGCGGTGTACATAGTCTTTCCCAGGAAGCTACCGATAAATATGAAGGTGCGAGAAAGAAAATTCAGCAACATTTTAATGCTGAAAAAGCGCACGAAATCATCTTTACTTCAGGCACCACACACGGCATTAACCTTGTGGCAAGCGGTTTTGCTTCTATTCTAAAAAAAGGAGATGAAATCCTTGTTTCAGCATTAGAGCATCATTCCAATATTGTGCCCTGGCAAATGCTTTGCGAAAAAACAGGAGCAATTTTGAAGGTGATTCCCATGAATCAGGAAGGCGAACTTATTTATGAAGCCTTCGAGGATTTACTTTCAGAAAACACAAAAATGGTTTTCCTAAATCACGTTTCAAACGCTTTGGGAACCATTAATCCTATTAAAAAAATTATAGATAAAGCCCACGAAAAAGGCGCAGCGGTTTTAATAGATGGCGCACAAGCCGCCCCGCATATTAAAGCCGATGTACAGGCACTGGATGTTGATTTTTACGTGGTTTCTGCTCATAAAATGTGCGGCCCAACAGGAGTTGGCGTTTTATATGGAAAAGAAGAATGGCTCAACAAACTTCCGCCTTACCAGGGTGGTGGTGAAATGATAGCAACAGTAAGTTTTGAAAAAACAACTTATGCTGAACTCCCGCATAAATTTGAAGCCGGCACGCCTAATATTTGTGGCGGTATTGCTTTTGGTGCGGCTATAGATTATATGAACGCTATAGGTTTTGAAGCCATTTCCCGCTACGAAGAGGAATTGCTGGATTACGCTACTTTAAAACTTCAGGAGATTGAGGGAATGAAACTCTACGGAACTTCG is a window of Salegentibacter salegens DNA encoding:
- the sufD gene encoding Fe-S cluster assembly protein SufD, giving the protein MELKEKLVSSFLAFEEEYTGANDDLHKIRNQAIKDFETMGFPSRKEEDYKYTSLKSILKEDYSLFPKKENAIEYKDIKKYLIHEIDTYDLVFIDGIYSSHLSSTTHDKIDVCLMSSALNKDLYKPVIDNYFNKLAPKNGLNSLNTAFTKEGAFIHINKNTLADKPIQIINFSTGNESSLLVQPRNLIVVDENSHCQIIERHQSLTDQPVLTNSVTEIFADKRAIIDYYKIQNDKLSASLIDNTYIEQKSESFCSVHTFSLGGKLTRNNLNFYQRGERIDSTMKGITIIEGKQHVDHNTLVHHIEPNCESHQDYKGIFDERSVGVFNGKVVVEKEAQKTNAYQSNNNVLLNDKATINSKPQLEIFADDVKCSHGCTIGQLNEEALFYLQSRGIPRKEASGLLMYAFANNVLESVKIPEIKKRINKLIAHKLGVELGFNL
- a CDS encoding aminotransferase class V-fold PLP-dependent enzyme, which codes for MSIATNNIAFNVDEIRKDFPILNREVNGYPLVYLDNAATSQTPKQVMDAIVEYYSNYNANIHRGVHSLSQEATDKYEGARKKIQQHFNAEKAHEIIFTSGTTHGINLVASGFASILKKGDEILVSALEHHSNIVPWQMLCEKTGAILKVIPMNQEGELIYEAFEDLLSENTKMVFLNHVSNALGTINPIKKIIDKAHEKGAAVLIDGAQAAPHIKADVQALDVDFYVVSAHKMCGPTGVGVLYGKEEWLNKLPPYQGGGEMIATVSFEKTTYAELPHKFEAGTPNICGGIAFGAAIDYMNAIGFEAISRYEEELLDYATLKLQEIEGMKLYGTSREKTAVISFNIEGLHPYDIGTLVDKMGIAVRTGHHCAQPIMDFYKIPGTVRASFSFYNTKDEIERFIEAVKKAKMMLS